In Candidatus Acetothermia bacterium, the following are encoded in one genomic region:
- a CDS encoding hydrogenase 3 maturation endopeptidase HyCI, with amino-acid sequence MRRVLLAIGNPLRRDDGVGLGVGERLQGTGWTVIAAGQAVENALGLIERLAPDLLVVVDAAEMGLPPGSARRLPLTEGERMLSSTHALPLPFLLSRLTGKVGELILVGIQPADRALGEGLTPPVQTSVERVVSMLRENRPTAISPLEPG; translated from the coding sequence GTGCGTCGGGTCCTGTTGGCGATCGGGAACCCCCTCCGGCGCGACGATGGCGTTGGGCTGGGGGTGGGCGAGCGGCTTCAAGGGACGGGCTGGACGGTCATCGCGGCCGGACAGGCGGTGGAGAATGCCCTCGGCCTGATCGAGCGCCTCGCCCCCGACCTCCTCGTGGTGGTGGATGCGGCGGAGATGGGCCTCCCCCCGGGGAGCGCCCGACGGCTCCCCCTCACCGAGGGGGAACGCATGCTCAGCTCGACACATGCCCTGCCGCTTCCGTTTCTCCTCTCCCGGCTCACCGGCAAGGTCGGGGAGCTGATCTTGGTGGGGATCCAGCCCGCCGACCGCGCGCTGGGGGAGGGGCTCACGCCCCCGGTTCAGACGAGCGTGGAGCGGGTGGTCTCCATGCTCAGGGAGAATCGGCCGACTGCGATCTCACCCCTCGAACCGGGCTAG